Within Sorghum bicolor cultivar BTx623 chromosome 2, Sorghum_bicolor_NCBIv3, whole genome shotgun sequence, the genomic segment ttttcaagattttccgtcacatcgaatctttggtcgcatgcatggagtattaaatatagacgaaaataaaaactaactgcacagttcacctgtaatttgtgagatgaatcttttgagcctagttactccgtgattggacaatgtttgtcaaataaaaacgaaatgctacagtagccaaaaacaaaaaaatttacgaactaaacaaagccaaagGCAGCGTCTCGGTCGTCTTGGCGTTGGCGCGCCATTCGATGGCCGCCGCACGGCGCAGCAGCCCCGCCAGCAGGGCCCAAAACTCCAAGCCTGACACGCTGATGACTCCAAGGCCAGCCGAGCCGGCCCTCTTTGGATCCTCTAGCCGCGTGTGTGCTTGCAGTAGCAGCAGCGACGTTAATTCATCGTCGTCTCACGCTCACACATGCAATAAAGTCTCTCTGCTTACGCTCTTGGCTTTTGTTCTTGGGATGAGTTCACGCGGCCATGCACGCATTCATCCTTTGGTCTCTTTGCACTCATTTACTAGTACTAGTAGCCAAAAAAAAGTTCTCTTTTTTTGTTTCCAGATGATACGGGAGTGTATAGCTGAGATGATTCTTAGTGCTCTCAGGCTCATCTGGATGATGTTGCCATATATCCAATGTGCAGGGTGGAGAGCTTCATAGAGCACCAAGACACCTGCAACGCCGGGAGGGCACGGGCAGACGCCGCATCGCCGGCGTGTGGCGCCGGTGTGGCAGCTGCTGCTAGTGCGGGGTCGCAGCAGCAGGCGCCGCCGGCCATGTCACTGTCGAGGACGGCGTCGAGCACCAGGACCAGCCCGTCCAGCGACATTGCCATCAGCCCGGTGGCATGGCCCGGTTCGGCACCGGCGATTCCAAGCCCTACGACCGCGGCGTTCCACCGGTTCGAACAAGTCCCGTCGCCTCGGACGCCGCCATCGGACCACCGCCGCGGCGGGCATCACAACCTCGAGCTCCAGCTCATGCCGCCGTCCTGCGGCGGCGCGCCACGCACTCCGGCCGCCGTTCCTCCACAGAGCCACCACGCCGCCGCCATGCAGCTGCAGCTGTCCATCGGCGTCTGCGGCGGCGGGATCGGGGACGACGCGGGGGAGCGCGGCGGCGAGGTGGTGATGCTGGCCGCAGCAGCgagggagaaggaggaggaggcgcgggagCAGCTGCGTCAGGCGGTGGCGGAGAAGGCGGCGGCGGACGAGGCCCGCGCGCAGGCGAAGCGGCACGCGGAGCTGGCCGAGCAGGAGCTGGCGAGCGCCAAGCGGATGCGGCGGCAGGCGCAGGTGGAGCTGAGCCGCGCCCACGCGCTCCGGGAGCACGCCGTGCGCCAGGTGAACGCGACGCTCCTCCAGATCACCTGCCTCGGCTGCCGCCACAAGTTCCGCGCGCGGGCGCCGCAGCTGATGATGGACGCCGCCGTGGCGGGCCCCGAGGTGGCCTGCAGCTACATGTCCTCCGTCGTGACAGCAGAGGGCGGCGACGCCGAGGTCGTCGACGACGAGCCGCCGCCCCTCGACGGCGCGGACGCCATGCTACAGCGGCGGCGCCAACAACACGCCATGGCCATGGACGTCGTcctctagctagctagcctgAAATCAGATGGATGATCTTCGTTCTCGTTGCAATAGTTTCTTGTTTTTTGCCAACGAGAGACACGCCAGGGTTGCATTGGCGCCTGCATCATTATGAGGCGTGTGATGTAATCAGATGCTGATGCCTGCTGATGCACAGTGGAAGATCATATCGCTAGCTCGATCGATCCAGTGCTGCCTGGTGTTCTAGTCCTGTGAGGATCGGAGTGGTAGCCATTAGGCAAATCCAAGGAGAGACGTACGAAGACGAGGGCTAGCTGCTAGCTTACTGTGACGTGCATGGAATCTTTCGGTGTTTGCTTCCCATTGGATCTTGCTGGAAAAACATTATATTGCTCATGGAAAGCAAGTTGATGATGCCCTTTGTAAAGGTCCATCAGGCATTCAGTAGCCAGCAAGGATAAGGGTCGAcgattgcatgcatgcatgatatttGTCACGACTGCAATATATGCCAGAATCTCTTGATACTCACCTAAACCACTGAGGTCTCTCGATCGGCTGTTTTCAGTAggggccatgcatgcatggccgaTTTGAGCAGGCGCGGTTGGTTCTTATTGGTTGGATCGAGGGGCGGGAGGGCGCCAAATGGAAGCGGCCAGGAATGGTGTTGGAAGTGGGAAACCAGGTGGAAGAATCAGGGTGGGGGGAGGGGACAATGAACTGCTGCTGCACGCTGAAATACGAGGGGAAATACAACGCGCGCACTAGTAGAGATAAAACTTCAAAGCTCGCAGGACACACTGTTGCGGCGCAGCAATGGCACTAGTAGTCCAAAACAACACGCACATTCACGCGTGCATGTACGTACGCCAGAGATATCAGAGCCTGAGCCATCACGCACACATGATGAGGGGACAGTGTCacagcctctctctctctctctctctctctgcatcGACGTCGTCGTCTCCAACCGAAATGATGAAACGCCTCCGGAGGAGGGAGGAGGTAGCTAGGAGACCAGCTAGGGAATAGTGATGGCATGGAAACAGATGCGGACGCGCGCATGGTTTTCAGTGCCAGGACGGCTTCTTTTCTCGGTCTACTAGCTGATACGTACTACCCGGGTGTCTGTGGGCTAGAGATACCCCTGTCTGATCTGTACCGTCTCGTAGCACTGAAAGATATGCAGAAAGCTCTCACACAGCACCGTCTGCCATTGTCTGCACGTTTGCTAGCTGCTGCATGCATGCGTGCATGTGTGTGCGTGAGCGTGGGGGAGGAAAGGTCATCTGTACGAAGAACCCAAAACGAGAGGCACTCACAGCTAGCTTGCAATTTGCAAATCCAGATGCGCGctaatcaaggccttgtttacttccatgaaaaatttgcaaaatttttcacattccccgtcacatcgaatctttagacacatgcatggaatattaaatataaacaaaaataaaaactaattgtacagtttggtcgaaattgacgagacgaatcttttaagcctagttagtttatgattagataatatttgtcaaatacaaacgaaagtgttacagtgtcgatctcccaaaatttttcggaactaaacaaagccttgcaAAGCGCTTTAGTGATTATAGGGAGGGAGCTGGAAGAACATTCGTCCGTGCGCTCCCACATGGAGCCGGATCCGCAAATGCGCTGCATGTGATATGCGCTGGGTCTGCACAGAGAAGaatatagggccttgtttagttcccaaaaaattttgtaaaatttttaaaattttccgtcacatcgaatctttaaacacatgcatgaagtattaaatatagacaaaaataaaaactaattacacagtttggtcgaaattgacgagacgaatctttttagcctagttagtctataattggacaatatttgtcaaatacaaacgaaaaagctacagtgtcgattttgcaaaatactttagaactaaacaaggcctagatgtaCGTGCCCCCTCCTGTGTCATGTAGTGTTGTTTAATGTGTCAACGGTCTCTACTCTCTACTGTACACGCACTACTACGGCACTAGTAGTAAAAACAGTTGTAATGTTGCATGTTGGTGGTGTGTTGTAGAGTTCACATAAATGATTTTTAATTAGAGACGTACAGTAGTACGTATTACTTTTCTTATAAGCGTCTGTATTTCAGACGATCCTAGAAATGCCGTTTTTAAGGAGCATTTACCATTCGAGCAACCTTGTCATTTACTGTAACAACTAGTGGTGGTACCAGGATGCTCTCACTCGCACTTTGCTGTTTGTGACATGGGGCCGTTGTGTTCACCAAGACCGAGGATTAACTGCAATCTTGCTTTTACTACATGTGCATTTATTGTAATAAGGGACAACTAAAATAATGCTTGATGTGGAGGTTATATGATGTTACTATTGCATTATAAATAAGCCTAAgctattactccctccgtccacaaaagaatcaatttctagagttatcctaagtcaaattttttgaactttgatcaaatttctagaaaaaaatactaagatttatcgtatcaaattaatatcattagatttatcatagaatatatttttatatgatgcacattttatgtcatagatgttgttactcttttctataaagttagtcaaacttaaaaaagtttaagtgacacggattctaggagttaattctttcgtggacggagggagtattgagGAATGAGGAGTTATTTCAAGTCAAACATCATAGGGAAAATTTTGTTGTAGCTAATTTTCTTTTTCCTAGCTAGTGTGTTTCATTTGTTATTCTTAGGTTGTGTTTGGTCTGGTGGCAGCATAGGGACATGACAAAGTGGGATATCCCATTTCATCTAATAATATGTATTTCCGTAGAATGGGTGAATCAGATTTCATTGTAGGGTGGAGTCTGAACTTGTGGATAGTACATATACTTCTCAAAAAGAATTGAAACCGAACTGTTCATATTGTACacatgccccccccccccccttttttttcttttccttttttttgcctttttttttcttggatCGGTGCAACAACATCACACGCTATGGACAAATCTTCTGATGGTCGATGCGCATGCATGCATTGCTGAATCACTGATTACTGGCACGTGCTCATTCATGCGCGCGCTCTCCAGAGTTCAGACTTCAGGCGAGCTTTTCCCACCACCATTATCATCGTTTCAGTGCTATACTGCTTCCCATTGACGTACACGAGAAAGCAACTTTTCTCAGGTGGGTGAGACACTGAGAGATCGACTTGGGAGTACAGCCGCGCTCAGGGACGGACACCGCGCCGGCCGGCTTGGGCTTGGCTGGCAGTGGCAGCCGCAGCTCCCGATCGACCTCCCGTGTGGGTTTTGGCGAGACGTCGAGTCTCTCACATGCACAGAgcaagcagcgccaagcaggaGTACCGGATGCGCTGCGCCCTCTCGTCTGCCATATGGCAATAAATTCAGAGGGCTAGTAGCTCGTGGGGATGGCAGGCATTGGTTTTCCTGGGTACTAGTACGTACTAGCTGGCTGCCTTTCTACTGCTCGTCTCTCCTCTGTGTCGTGCGTCCTTGGCCTTTGGCTGCCTTTGTGTTAAAGACACTGATAAGCAAGGCCAGATACTCCTCGCTACGAGTAGTTCTAAATGCGTTTGGTTCGTTTCTCCTTCAATGAAAACCCTGGTGGTGTGTTTCTGCAGGGGAAGATGTAAAAGTAGCGTGTCTTGACTCTTGACTTGAtcaaattaaggccttgtttagttcaccgaaaaaattaaaaactttttaagattctatgtcacatcgaattttgcggcacatgcatggagtattaaatatagataaaaataaaaactaattacatagtttgtctgtaaatcgtaaggcgaatcttttaagctagttactccatgattggacaatgtttgtcaaataaaacaaaaataccacAGTGTTAAAATCAAAAAACttattggatctaaacaagacctaagcagCGGTCATGCATGGAACAGTAACAGCCTAATAGGGAAGAAGTCAACGCATGACACATGAGCAAACGGACCAAACAGTGCCGGACGCCGGCGTAGACTGTCAGGGACGACCGGCATCGTTCATGTTTCCTATGTGGTTGTGCTGCGCGGAAGAAAATTGGGTGGACTCTGGGCTCACCGTGTGCAGGATGAGCCCCCTCTCTGGATGGACGACGCGTACCCGTGCTCTGCATCAGACGACTCCCGCATCATTGGCTCCCTCGGCAGCTCGTGTCTTCACTTTGCTTCGTCTCCGAGTCTGCCGTAGGCAAACAATCACGGCTCGGCTTTACTTTGCATCACCCTTAAATTCTTCCTCAAACTCTGAATACATTCGCCTTGTATATGATTCAGCTGCAGTATTCAACATTGGTAGGTTTGAAATGTATGGAACCGGGTTCTTTCGCCGTGACTGAAAATCAGCTTCTAATTCATTTGCACGAAGACTAACTGCAACCTTCTCACATTCTACAAGGAGTTCCGAAAGACCAAGTTTCCTACGAAATCTTTTCTTGAAGACATTATTCATACCTTCACTCCTTTGGATCGAGTTCATGTCTGCTGTAAAAGAGTCACGGTACAACGCAGCCCACTTTACCCTCAAAACAAAGAGATTTGCCATCCATGAATTGTTCTCAAGGTTGTATTTATCCAACAATCCACGCCATTTCTCTATGAAGTAAGTCTCTGACCTATCTTCATACACACATTTTTTGAAATCTGTTAAGAGCTTGTCACCTTTCTTATCGGACTCATGAATTACATGACTAAGATGTTTTGCAGCATTTAAGCAAATGTGCCATAAACAAAGACCGTGGCTTGTATTTGGGAATACATAAGGAATTGCTCCTGCCATAGCCGCATCTTGGTCTGTAAAAATTGTGCTGGGGTGCTTTCCTGACATTGCCATTAGAAAGGTTTCAAAAAGCCAAACAAATGATTCAATAGTTTTATTAAATAGAAGTGCACATCCAAAAAGTATTGTTTGCTTGTGATGGTTGCAGCCAAGGATCGGAGCAAAAGACATTTCAAACTTATTAGTTTAAATTGTGGTGTCAAATGTCGCAGCATCACCAAAGCATTTGTAATCCATGATAGACTGACCATCTACCCAAAAGAAATTCGCTATACGACCATCTTCCTTGTCTACCTGAAATGTATAAAAAAATGTAGGATCCTGTAACTGTTTATTTCTCAGATATTCAGATAGTGTTTGTGCATCATTGGCTTCTAAGTACTGCCTGCGCTCGCGACCAATCTCATTATCATAGTCCATCTTAGAAAatggtatgttttcttccccTCCATAAAACTCCTTCATGAACTCATAAACTTGGGTTGGCTTCATTCCGACGTCTCGTATCTGCCCGATTAATTTCCTGTCTGCCTCTATAACCTGTCGTTGGGACCTGAGCTTGTGTGCCTTATTTGGACTAGCAAGATAATGATTGTGTTGTTTGACAACCTTTTGCACCCTCAGAATCCCCTCTTTACTGATACTAAACTGGACACGAGCATCACAACCTGTTCTTGTAACATCCTTTTGTGATTTCTCATTTTCTCAAAATTCTTGGTTACTGCAAACTATAAATTTCTGACATAGACTACCATCTCGGCGGTGCTTTGTCTTGCTCTTTCTAATACTAAACCCAACCTTGCCAGCATAGGTGTTGTACATCTCATAAGCTTGTTCCTTAGATTCAAATGTCATTCCAACGGTAGGAGCGATCAAATTTTGCCCAGCTTTAAGAATCACCTCCTATACATATAAAATTCCAGTTAAAGGTATACTGAAACTAAAACAAATATATTATATAAGTTTGTCATTTTTTAACCTCATCAAGTACTCCATTCTCCATTGATCCAGATGTCTGTGAAATGGTGCCGATGGTCTCTACTCCCTTGGTAACCATGCTATTCTGTTAAATATGCGCACTATATGTCGGAAACCAAACATCATAGAAGAAAACACATTTTCTAAAAGAATTGCATAACGATCTAAACAGATAACTCACCTGTGTTATTTGTAGTTCATCTTCACAACGAGCATCAACAACAGCATCAAATTATAGTGCTTGTGGATCATCCATGAGAAAAGAAGATGCCATGCGTCATCTTCCATGGAGGCCGATGGTTCATCCATACATGCAGATGCAGTAGCGTGTGCGTGAAATTGACGTTAGGGCTAATGGCGGCGGAAGACTAGGAGATGAAAGTAATATGACGATTTGGCTTCTTATTAGCCGATGCAAAGTAGAGCCGAGCCATGATTGATTTGGCTGCAGCAGACTCGGAGACGAAGCAAAGTGGACGCGAGCTGCCGAAGGAGCCGATTATGCGGGAGTCGTCTGATGCAGAGCGCAAACACGCGTCGTCCATCCGGAGAGGAGGCTCATCCTGCACACAAGATTGCCATAAACCACCGAGCAGGCAAGCAAGCAGGCTGTTTGCCTGTTTTTGCTAGCTATCAAGCCGAGATCTGGCAAAATTTAGAAAGCTTGACCTGTCGGCCGTTCACGATTACCTTTATGTTCACGTTCTTGGCCATGCAAAACGTTCCATTCATGGCACGACTCTCTTCCATCTCTGGTTACCACCGCCGAGATGTCTGCCAATAACCTCAAAAGCTGGCGGTGGTAGACCATGCATCCTCAACCGCATTGACCCCGCCGTGCGTCGCGGCCGGCGACGACGCAGGCGAGGCGGCAAAGACGCCGGGTGTGGTCGGGCCATATGACGTCGTCCATGCGGCAGTGgtggcgccgcgccgccgcggcgctCAAGGACAGGAGGAGCCTGCTCCTGGCGCGCCTCCGCCCGCGCCGGGCCGGACACCACCGGGAGCTGGAGGCGGCCGTGATCCGCGCCACGAGCCACGAGGACCGGTGGATGGACTACCGGAGCGCCGCGCGGGTGTTCGCGTGGGCGCGCTCGTCGCCCTCGTGCCTCCGGCCCGCCATGTGCGCGCTGGCGCGCCGCGCGCGGCGGACGCGGTGCTGGGTCGTGGCGCTCAAGTCGCTCATGGTCGCGCACGGCATCCTCCTCCGCTCGGGCCTCGCGCCAAGCGCGGCCCGCGCCGGGCTCGTCGTCCCCTTCGAGCTCGCTGATTTCCGAGACCGGTCCTCGTTCtcctcgtcgtcggcggcgaggtCCCTGGCCTTCTCCGCCTTTGTGCGCGCGTACTTCCGGTTTCTGGACTACCGCTCCCACCTCGCCGCGCAGGTGGACACCGACGGCGACGACGCCGCCAATAAGTGCTCGGATGATCCCCAAACGGCCTTTCTTGATCGGATAGCCAAGAAACAGTTCCTGCTCGACCTGCTCCTGCAAATCCGCCCGTACGGCGACGGCATGGAGGTGCCGCTCGTCCTCGAGGCCATGGACTGCGCACTCATCGAGATCTTCCAGGTGTACGGCGAGATATGTACCGGCATAGCGCGGTTCCTCGTCAGCGGCGTTCAATGCAGACCGGCGAAGCCGACGATGGACAAGGCGGCCACGGCGGAAGGGGTGAAGGTGCTCTGGCGGGCGGTGGAGCAGGGCGCTCAGCTCTCGTCCTACTTCGACCTGTGCCGCGGGCTCGGCGTGGCCAACGCCCGCAAGCTCCCGGCGGCGTTCGTTCGCTTGAAAGACGACGACGTTCGGGACCTCGAGCGGATCCTCATGACTGACATCCAGGACGATAACAGTGACGAGGCGGAGCCGGAACCGGAGGCAGAGGGGATGGCGGCGCCGGCTGACGTGAAGGACGCGGGGCCAACGTCGACGACCACTACGGTGGTGACGACGACAACGGAATGGGTGGCATTCGACGAGGAGAATTCAAGCGCTGGCGTTGTCGCCTACGACGACGGCGGGGGTCACGTCTCTAATCACTGGAACCCCTTCGTCGCTGCGCCGTCAGACGGTCGGGAAGTCGGAAATCTGATCGAGCTTTTCTAGTTTTCTAACCGGACCGCAATCTTGGGCTTAAGTCGTTAAGCCTTTTGCTGTTGTTGTGCGCCCGCCCGATTAAAAAGGTTAGAAAAAATTTGTTACTAATTTGTCACCGCACCAAATTGTACATTTGTACTCTTTGTAAATAGCAACGTGACTCATTTGATCGAGCTTTGTTAGTTTGGACCTGTTTGGTTGCGTTTGCTAAACTTTAGCTACCTAAACTTTAataactttagtagctaaagttccaaatacACTAACTAAAaaaaagctaaaatagtttagttctacTAATCACCCAAGAGAGAACCAAACAGATCCTTTGTTTTGAAGTTCGACGCTCCCATGACGTCGTGGAGACCCTTTTGGGTCTCTAACGTGAAATGAACAAGCAATTTACACTAAGGGGGGGGGGGCATGTTTAGTTTCCCTTTGATCCcaaaaagttttggattttgtctatcattttgcataatgaaactaaacactatgtaatttttttggtaaaaaagtggctattctctattttggattttagcctcaagagccaaaaaaaaaagcccaaaagagcctcaagaggcCCTAATGAGGGCAATAAATTTTGCCATTTGGATGAGACTAAATATAACCCTAAAATTTTTGGTATTTTGTATTTCATCATTTCAAAGTAGTTGATATTTTGTATTTTCCATTTTATGAGAAACTAAACACACCCTAACAAGGATTTAAAACTCGAGACTTTTGGTTTGACAAAATCGTTAGTCGGCGTGTGTGCACTGCAGTCTGTGTTGACGCACAATTGGACAGACAGTAGGCCTCTTCTTCATCGTGGCGAGGGCGGATGGTGGGTGGTGCAACTGACAACCACCATGGTCAGGGGTAATGGAAGAGGTTAGCAACGATGGTTAGGGTTGAGGTTTTGAGCTTTgtcagagcatctccaatagttttctAAATGAACTTGCTATTTCTTGTTTATTTGGCAAAAGTAGAAAATAAtcactccaacagtttggtaaaTGGGTTGCCATCTTTTGGCAACTTGCCATTCAGCAGCACCATGCGTCCATATTTGTTAACTTGCTATCCAGCAGATTAGTTGATTTGGTTGTTGGTTGTGGgtcttttttttaaatttatcaAGCCCAattggcaaactgttggagacggAAGAAAATCTCACTTGTCATATGTTTTAGCAACTTGTCAAATCATAAAATTTGGCAAGTGAGTTttaccaaactattggagatgctctgagTTCTCTACTACCTTACCGTTGCTAGAGGTTGAGGTTTTGAGCTTTGGGAGTTCTCTATTGTTCTTGGGCTTAGAAATGGAGTGCCTAGCAGCAGCGCCCCGACAGTGGGCTGAAAATAGGCTTAGAAATGGTGGTGGCAGGTTAAGGGATGATGGGGGACAATGGAGCAGATGGTGGAAGACAATCAGATGAGTAGTAGAGCTGACAATGGGGTGAAGTGCCTAAGACTTTCTCCTTCGATTGGATTCAAGGGAGAGCAAGGTGGAGCAGCTTAATTATTAGATGTAGGGGTGGGTAGGGTGGTGTGGCAGGGTGGGTGGTGGGAGGGCTGGCTGATGACGGATAAGCAGCTGGAACCGGGGCTACGATGTGCTGGTGCCTGGTGGAGTTCATGCGAAGGGAGAAAGAATTGCATGTCACCTGTGTTATAAAGTGTCTGCCGCTACTTACAATATAAAATCAGTATTCTCTTTTTGACGTAAAACCCATAGATAAATTAGAAAATCAATTTCTCTATGATAGGAAATACCTACACAACAAAAGCACCAACTCATGACGATGAAAATGTCCATAAAGGAATGGACGATGCAACTTCTCATTGTGATCATAGGAGTCCAATCTATTTACGAACTTATTAAGGCGCCGTTCAGTTAGCATGTTCCGGGCCTGGTTTGGACAGGAATGATTCCGGCGCTACTTAAAATACTGAAGAAATGACAGGCCAGGAATGGTTCCGGGGCAGGATCATTGATAACCGAACGAGGCCTAATTGTTTCATATCAGGAGAAATGAAGATAGCAATTTGTTTCCCAAGAATATAAAATATTTACATAAACCATACGCTCCAtattaatttcaaaaaaaaaaatgcgcTCCATATTTTCAAAAAGAAATGTACTAGAATGGATCGCGATCCAACTTTCGAGCGGGCCTCCATGAGAAACAAACTTAGGGCCACGGGCCCACGGTACGCTGTCGGC encodes:
- the LOC8062765 gene encoding putative clathrin assembly protein At1g25240 → MTSSMRQWWRRAAAALKDRRSLLLARLRPRRAGHHRELEAAVIRATSHEDRWMDYRSAARVFAWARSSPSCLRPAMCALARRARRTRCWVVALKSLMVAHGILLRSGLAPSAARAGLVVPFELADFRDRSSFSSSSAARSLAFSAFVRAYFRFLDYRSHLAAQVDTDGDDAANKCSDDPQTAFLDRIAKKQFLLDLLLQIRPYGDGMEVPLVLEAMDCALIEIFQVYGEICTGIARFLVSGVQCRPAKPTMDKAATAEGVKVLWRAVEQGAQLSSYFDLCRGLGVANARKLPAAFVRLKDDDVRDLERILMTDIQDDNSDEAEPEPEAEGMAAPADVKDAGPTSTTTTVVTTTTEWVAFDEENSSAGVVAYDDGGGHVSNHWNPFVAAPSDGREVGNLIELF
- the LOC8081028 gene encoding protein indeterminate-domain 16, translating into MLGFCAPAAGPPPDEATPEPFRSLQIATCTAAAAATTKKKRRPAGTPDPDAEVVSLSPRTLLESDRYVCEICGQGFQRDQNLQMHRRRHKVPWKLLKREAGEAARKRVFVCPEPSCLHHDPSHALGDLVGIKKHFRRKHSGQRQWACARCSKAYAVHSDYKAHLKTCGTRGHSCDCGRVFSRVESFIEHQDTCNAGRARADAASPACGAGVAAAASAGSQQQAPPAMSLSRTASSTRTSPSSDIAISPVAWPGSAPAIPSPTTAAFHRFEQVPSPRTPPSDHRRGGHHNLELQLMPPSCGGAPRTPAAVPPQSHHAAAMQLQLSIGVCGGGIGDDAGERGGEVVMLAAAAREKEEEAREQLRQAVAEKAAADEARAQAKRHAELAEQELASAKRMRRQAQVELSRAHALREHAVRQVNATLLQITCLGCRHKFRARAPQLMMDAAVAGPEVACSYMSSVVTAEGGDAEVVDDEPPPLDGADAMLQRRRQQHAMAMDVVL